Below is a genomic region from Apostichopus japonicus isolate 1M-3 chromosome 7, ASM3797524v1, whole genome shotgun sequence.
AGCACCGTGTCACCAAGCTTAAACATTTTTCGActtacaaaatgctatgaggacatgattttgttttcaaactgtcgaaaattctttcattttttgttaaACAATCAAACACATTTAGCAACGGGGCGTTCCCTTTAAATTGATCATCGAATAATTTTGTTCACATTGTTGGACAGTTTGCAACTTGTGATTTACTCCGCCGTCTCCTGCACAAGCGCAACACCATCTACCGTGCCTACAGCAATGAGCAGCATTCTTGCATTGCGCCCTCAGTTACAATTTCCGGATCCGTTAAATTTTCCTATCATgtctttattgttttattttacgatTACTAAGAAAATTCACTGAAATCACAGTATATATCCTAAGCGTTTGCCCTTTTtatttcatgccatattttcatctttttttatttaggtCTAGTTAATTTAGCTAAGTAATTAGAGAAAACACCTGTTATATTGTCTGCTAGTTTTATACTGTTTAAATTCAATTAACTATGAGAAACAAATAAACGCAAGAAAACAACATTACCTCTCAGGTAGAAAAGTGGATATATACTAACACAAAATAGGAAGCCACTACGCTCGAAGAAAAGTTTATTCAGGGGCAGATCTACTACATCTTGCTCGTCAATCGTCATGATACAAATTCATCGAGAGTTAAGGTATTGTACCAAAAGTAGTAAATTACATCCGAGAAAAAGGTTCACCGACAAAAGTTCTagaagtgattttgttttggttgttgCATGTTTTCGGTCATCTGTGTTTAGCTGTTGCTTTCAGAGATTTGAATTTTTACAACCTATCGCCaatttaaacttttcttttagatATTTGAAGATGACATTGACAGATGCCGTTATTGGAACAAATATATTGCTACGAGAATAATTCGtacaaattttttctttttacctcAAAGTCTAAACGGTGATGGTATGAAAGATTTAAAGTGCATGACAGTCCAAGCCATTACTGATAGGCAGGAACATGTCAGCGgaaattgacaaatttagtgTCTAAGTGTCTAAGTCAATGGAGCAATTAGTTGTGCTACATGACCATTATGCAGGAGCGCCATCCATCAATCccttaaaaaacaaatagacTACTGCACATCATTAATGCAGTATTAAGACTAACCTGCTCCAAACTGTCCTACTAAGCACCCGATCCTCAAATGCTGGATAATAATCGTCtaaagcaggggttccctaactggggtgcatgaacccccgggggggggggtgcgtggGTCCATCCCAGCGGGTTCCTGAGACTAtaaagtactttttgttgagctaacatctgatatatcatttaatttagtaatgtacaaaagtcgtacctatcgacaaactctacactatgaacttgatctttcacgaagcactgttatgcgaaTCATAGTATATTATGACTCAGATCGTATCTCGAAATGTTGGGGGTTtttgtggacaactctgacatccactgaggttttttttttggggggggggataaagttagggaaaccctggtccAAAGTATTACGACCTATCAGGTTAATAATCGTCCTGTTGCTGTAACATATTTCATCTATTTATACATAGTTATTATATGTACAATACGTTAAGATGTTTCATAGGATTGCCAATTTTAATTATATCAATACCATTCGGTTGTTTCGTAAGGACTTGATAATAATGTGAGTATAAAGGCAGCCACTGTTCATGTAGGCCCTAGCACTCTACAACCGGAGCATTACCCTATGATTGAAGAGGTCTCAACAGATTCTTCttcattaatcttggagtgactcgaactcgggaccttatgattgaaaggcaccggcgttaaccactgagttaACACTCCCTGTTCACAACAGTTCGGGTGTTTTGTAAGAATTTGTTAATTATGTGAGTAATGACAATTAAACCACTAGCTTAGGTTTTTTGTATTAGAGCTGCATGTGGTTGAAGAACAGCATGCAATTTATTAAAGAGCGATAAATCTTCAAAAGTGTAAAcgtttaataacaataattaaaaatagTACGCTAGACTCAGAAACCATTTTCAATTAAATCActctttttattgttaatataatattgtacatttaattattttcagAACATAACTGACATTTATTCGCCTACCACGTCCGTAGCTTTAAAGCGCAAACGTAATTATAAATATGTTAATCTCCATACTGACTTTCCATCGAGAATACCACTCTTCCAAACGTACAAAGAGACATACATTCCCCCACATCTTCTGATCCGTCCCCCACTGAAACTCAAAGGGACACATAAAGGGATATTAACATTGAATGAACTTAATACAGAGTTAAAtacattaaaatacatttttttcttattttgcaGCCGCTATTACAACAATTGTTCTACTTGAAAGGTACATGTCTTATCACGATACCTTTGAATTATTCCAATTAGACTATTATACAACAGTTTCAGTGAGAAGAACTTCATTCGCGTCTGATCTAATCTCAAGAAAAGTTCATAATTGTCAAACAGCCGACAAAAGGTTGTATATGATTTAGTATGTAATGCCATGTCCTTTCCACAAGGAAATAATAAGGCTATAAACTGATATCTGTATATAACTATACTGTAGGTTTAGCTAATAGACGATAGTATGCGAAATATGTTACCGAACAATTAAATCAATATACCTTTTGTTAACATTTGAAGGGCTTTTATAAGTCTGTGTCGATAACACAACTCTGGGATCACCAAGTGCTTCAACTGTTAATAAAGTAACGTCAGCCAGTACCCGCACCTTTATTTGAACGAAACTGAGTTTAGACACTTGATTAATTTAACCACAAGCGGAACCATGTTAGTTGATAAAGATTATAAAAGTAAGTCGTATTTTGCAGTGGACCAATCTCGTTCCTCTGCGAGTGAATTACATCGGTCACTATGCCAACGTTATCGACGGTTGTGATTTCAGGTTCTGTGACTTATAGCATGGAGCTATTAGGTAAGTTGAGATTATCCATTTCATGTTCTAAGTCTGTGTTGAATTTCAAGGAATCGATCTCCATTAAGAGGAGGGGGTAACACATAAATACTGCAAATTCAACATATCGTGTCTcagcttaataataataataatatttattattattagtagtagctATAATAGTAAGGTAGGGGACGATACTGGAGATATGAACATAAAAATCACAGTGCGAGAAGTTTGAATTTCATTACATACAAACGTATAGGCTTTTGCAATTTTAAATTCAATGAGTTGTATAACTATGGACTGCATAGAAGTACGTGGACATTTAAGTACACACGCTTGGTTTTGCTTAAGCCCTCGTCTTTGGAATGCATTCTGTTGTAAGCATGCGTTACGGATTCAATTCTCGATTTCCCATCCGACATATAGATTACCAAAGTTTTAATATAGTTATGTACAAATTTGAGCACTTGCTTCTGGCATTTAGGATACATATTATGATCGGTATTAAGCCAGAACATTCTAAATCTACAATTACTCTAAAtctaaatattttttgttgttttttgtttataaaacCAGTTTGTCAGTAAGCTACTTTATCATGATTCCTATATTTTCATATAAGTTTTGGTGTGTTCCAAATGATCGTAAACATTCACCTTTGCGTCGATtttcaataaacaaacattttctaaagTCGAATCGGTATAACGGACGTTTGAAAGTTAACTAAAATCCTAAAAGAGAATAAGGTGGGAAGTTGAGGACATCCTCTTATTGTATTGTTTAGTCTAATAGTTCTTCGTCGTCGTCAAACAAAACTGGAGTTTCGTCTTCCCTCTTTTCGGCAATCTCCAACATTCTCTTTAGCAGCGGAAACTCCTCAAATCCTAAGAGCaagagaaagacaaaaaaaaaacagttataaAGTAATACATAGTACCAACTCAGTAATATAATAATtgaatttttatatagcgctttacaacAGCggtaggtctcaaagcgctttacagacgttatattacccctggtcaataacctgtcccagagagtCGAggcaatccctccagtcggcagcagttatatacagtgcgcccaatgacaagttacctcacaggtacccatttaacccctgggcggagagaggcaattgagataaagcatcttgcccaaggacacaacgtaatgaactagccaggaatcgaaccagcaatccttggatcacgagtccgacgccttagccaattggccaccacgctctcgtGGTCATTATATGATAACTTAATCAGATTCACATAGGAGAATGAAGAGGGCGCTCGTTATTGCTTGAATCAGACTAATAATTTCGAAACGTATTTCTCTTGTCGAGTGctttcaagttttcattttcCTTAAACATATTACGAAAGTTAAGAAACATCATTCTTTATGGCATATTTCCGTGGACCCCGCTATTGAACTCGGGCCTGTTTGTGTGTCCCAAAGtatatggagtgttagctcagtggttaacgcctgtGCCTGTCAATCATAAgttccccggttcgagtcactccaagatttaATGTATGCCGTCCAGTTAcatagttgttgacaattgacaattcataataatggaCGTTCAATATGAATGtcagagactgacttcggtcagcttacggctttgatataagccaatgaggcttcttcgcgagtttctgcttgcaggagtatctaaaatacacacatacatacaagtgAGGAGCTGTCTCAGAGCGCTGACGTCACTATTGACCTATTCAGAGTTCTTGTTATCCGCAATATCCATATGACATGTCAACTCTTCCCCTCTCCCATTTCGGGTGTTGTCTTTTTCAATCTACGAGCACCttttttgttgagaaatgaaGAAAGTGTATACTTAAAATACCCTtttcttgatatgttttaaaatgtaaataagATGTAGCTGCCAGTGGTAGTCTGCCCCCATCCCCTTACTATCACCAACACTCACCGTCAAGCTTTTCCGGTACTCTCTTAACAGTCATTTCTTCAGTTGGTTTTGTGTGAGAAATAAGAAGAAATGCAAACTTCATGTCCACATGTAGAATTGTATAATAGAgtacaaattacattttaatcAGTAGcgtatttaaaacaaaatatatttgagtACGGTTATCAATTTGCAAAATTGATATTCGAgagataaacatttaaaacgtGTTGTCTTTCTTAAATGCTAAAACAGTGTTGATATCAACATTTCACTAAAATAGAAATCATTGTGCTACATTTTTCGCGTCGGAATGTCGGCACATTTCATACATCGACGACCAACTGGTTTctgcctttttttttacattaaagctacaattaattgACAAATGATTGATTATACATACGTCTACCGAATAATCTCGGTTTTCCAGTCCATCCGGCGCGTTTATTCTCGTCATCCTCGTCCTCTATGTCCTCGAAATTTTTAACTGTAAACGACGAAAGGTTAAAAGAAGAAATTGATATTCACAGTTGTAAAACTTCGAGTTGATCGATGATGTCATTAGGCTTACATGACGTTTTGTTCACTACATGGTTGGCACTGATGAAATTTAACCTTAATTTGTGGttgaaacaatgaaaaattGTTAGTGACCTAGATCCAGCACTCTCATACccaaatgctttttttttccatggTAGGAATTATTATAAAAATGAACATCTCCAAACCAATATCAAACATTAAGTTCATTAACTATAAAATATTTAGTGttggatgtttatttgtttttgtttgaggGGGTTCATGAATGGTAACGTAAATTTGAtcagaaatgtttcaaaacaaGTAAACATAACTGACATATTGGTATTTAGAGTTAAGTTGATTGTAAATAATTGCTATGCCTCTCGCACATTACACGCCGCTTCGGTAACTTCCCCTATCGCCCCTGCTTTcgaaatgaaattattaaaatatgttattgaGTTGACCTTGAGttggatagggttactagtttgtctaaagtgggatgtgaagtttataaaataccaatacctatggaatattcacattatggatgcatcaaattgtggagtataaaattagacgtaaattgtaaaggaaaacaaacattatttatcagtatgcaacaatgacgtcacacctgtttgctcaaagttcacttttggtagaatatcggtggcaacttcaactgtcaatatctcaaaaacggtacataggaactgaatgcaaatttaaccagaatgcttagattatgttcctctacAACATGTCAgcaagaaattttgacctggactattcttttaaaaaGGCAAATATCTTAATGGCTATAGACAAAGTACTAGCACAATAAGTTTCCTTTCCGTTTGGCCTATGACATAATCACGACTAAAAATTCTACATAATGCCATTCTCTAAGggcaaacatttttcaattgaCCCTCATAAGAATCCCATTCAGGGATGACTACTGTCCGATTTCTATGGGTATATTCATACCTAATTGTTGAGGGACATGTTAAATTTTGCGAATATCATTGAGAACTCTGATTTCGAATATTGCCTACATTTTGTGTACCTCCCTCTGTTTCTCGTCCAGCTAAAACCCAGCCTCAGGTTTTTTTTCGGATACCTCTGTCATAAACGTTTAAGTCTATTTACAACGTTAGATGCAAAGGTAAAAACATTATGAATTTAAATCTCTCACAGAAAAGATGGTTTCAACTAAAATATAGTTCGCAGAGATGATTGAAGTTATTCGATTTATTTTATCATAGTCAAATACGAACACACCAATATTACCCAACACCAGTACTACCATGCATATCGAGATTGAAAGAAATAATCTCGGTATTAACTTGTGCACATTATAACGAAAGAGATTTTCAAAACACAGCTGCTTTTATCATATGACTTCAGTTGCAGGATATTGCACACAAAAGACTAGTGcctgaaaattaaaacaacaaacCCACATTGCGACAAGAGCTAATTTTATCAACCGACTATATTCTgcaagaaaacaaatgaaatttcaaaCTCTTATTAATGACATTACAAAAGCAAATGTACCCCACCACCAGATATTAATGGGTTTATCGGTTTATGAATAGGGAAAAATTGACTTCAATCATATATCCTGGACTCTAATTGATTATCATGAACAAAGCGCAGACTCCTTTAGAGAGCTATTGGTTCATTTGGTTCATGTAAATTCATTctgttaaatgaaaaaaaaaacaatttgtattggtggggtgtgggggtggggagggttcTGTTTATTATCAATACACATGCAAATCGCTACAATGCACTTCGTGGGTTGCAATGGTTGCAAGAAAATAACTCAAAGAAGTATATTATGTCTTTTCGTTTACGTGGCAAATTACGCCATAGTTTCAACATATCTTACGGTTAATGCACAAAAGAATTTCACATATTAGAAGAAGACTTATTGTATCAGAGAGTTAGCACAGCAATTAATATTCAGTTCGTCGAAAAATTTCTCATAAAGGTGCATGTTTATTATACTAAAACAAATAAGAGCTAattcgtttttgttttaagGAAACGGAAATTTAATGTGGCTTGGTCCAATCAGAATGGATTAACGGTCGTCATTACCATCTCTAGATACTCGGGATGGATGCCACGCCCTCACTGTAAAACAGGAAATATAATATAAGCATCAATTATAATAAcgtatattataatatttaacatttatataAGTATATGAAATTATGGAAAGCTAAATGTGAATTTTTAGAcaatgaaaagagcaaagaaatacaTGGATAGACAAACATTGCAATTATATTAATTGGCTAGTTTATTTAATTGACCAAATTTTGACCAGGCAAATCACGTAAAATTGTTATGATAGTACTGAAACATCATGATTATGGTCTtctataagaaaaaaataatgccATAGTTTTCCAAATTTGTACCATCAGGCAGTCACGTAAAACATTTACTACCACCACGTATGGATTATTCAAATGATCAATCTGTAGTAACATATCTCAAAACTCACTTATATTGGGTCTAGGACCCCAAGCAGTCCTTTTAATGGTACTGTATGAGACGtctgatttttgttttctcgGTGGCATTATTCCAtctaacataaaataaaatatatatccgTTAGAATAACATAGCATATTGGACATTATTTAAACTATTTATGATGTATTATTACATTTGCTTAAAGTACCgtttttttgtttccaaaatttccaaaaccATGACATTCAACATTAACTACGCTAAGGCACCCTCCCTATGGGGGTTAGGAACTGGCGAATATGGAGTAtatccccccaccctccctgtCCTCCTATTCGACTgtcaacccctcccccttcctcccctccggGATGATATCATATATTCGACAATTTTATTTCTAACTGCGTATGTGCTatagttatgtttttttttgtaacatctGTACGATAGATTACCATATAAACGTGCTGTGAAAATAGTTGATCTTAAAGAATCTCATGCATTTCTTTTTAATGAGAAGAGCACTCGGTGGCaattcaaatattaaatttaaaaagtaaaagttCATCTTCTAAACCAATATACCCCAATTTATCCAACCATTATACTGCGAAACAAAGGATCTATTtaacagtcaactatttttaaCCTTCAAAAGAGAGATCTATCTTTTGGGAGATCTAAACTTCTAACTAAAATCATTCAGTTAATTAATGTTCACGCTCTACGCAGTCATTCATTTAACGGCATTGGATTTTATAAAATTCTTACCAACATTTTCACCTAAAACGTAGACTCTAATTACACCTACGCATTCTAAACATTATTTTTGATAATTCGTTAATGCCAAAGAGTATATTAATactatacaacaacaaaaaaatcgcAAATTGATTGCAACTTGATTGAAAATCATCATCTACCCGTCTACACTCCTTCACGGTTCAAACTCAGAAATGAATTTCCAAAGCTTTCATTCGTGACGAGGAGTTGTAATAGGACTCCGTTTATCAATTAACTGTACCAGATTTTCTTAATTAAAGAATGATATAGATACGCATGAGAAACTAGAAAAGGTTTTCCCAGTTTATATTTATTCAAATCGGATACATCATAAAGCGAAAGCAAATTTAACATGACACTCCAAATTGATCATGAATAATTTATAGACGATAGTAGGCtaagtaaacatatatacatttattgatgatatgatattataaaacttacagAGAAACAGAGCCTGCGGCGTCCAGCCCTGTGATCTTCGATTCTGAAattgaaaccaaaaacaaatcgaaccatgtaaaaattaaatcattttcaCAACAATCCCGTGAAGGGCTAATCCGACATCcatttcatttagttttgttCTTCCAAAACTGGCTTGTAGAAAACTAAGACAGAATAAATCCCGTTAAGTCTGTGGTAATCATTTTTCTTATAATCTTATAGGCATGATGAACGAGAATACTCTCCCAGTAGGAagcaaaaataagaaagaagtAAAATTACCCCATAAAAATACGAAAACATTGATAAAAAAGTACGGAACTCTAACCACATCATATCAGTGGAAAACGTAAGGCTACATTACATTCTGACGACCGACTTcacttaaacttttttttttaccgaaaAGGGATGAATACAAATTATGGAAATTGTTTTATGTCAGATATCTATTTCGTCAACAATCTGTCTCGACTCTGCCACATTCTTCTCACCCCGAAACGTCGGATAATCCATGTACAATTCGCTGTTAATCGTTAACTTATGTTAGAACGAAAAAGCCACACACATAAAGGTATAGCTGATCATCGCATATAGTGCTTTACACTCTAAATTGTTCTCGTCACTCAATGCGTTCGaaaaaaatactgcaaattTGCAGGTTCTTGAACAATTTTAATCCTTGAAATGATGATACTTTCTCTAATAGGTATTCTTCTCTGTTTCTgttaatatcattttcatttagcGTAgcagaaaaagtaaaaacttaCATATTGCTTAGGCCTTTCTTCCGCAGTGGACATTATAATACAGAATAGCGCCATCACCAGTCCAAGCTGAACCACAGTAGATGAGGATATAGTCATCTTCATTCTAAAATATAATGAAAGATAAGAAGttataaaagtataaaaagttATAAACACAGTTCTGAAAAGAAAAACCAGTTCAATGCGATCTAAATCTACTAATTGCAAAATGTCACAACCGGTTTCATTCATCACCTGAACACAACGACATACATATTTGATTGTGAATACCTCATTTCAAGGCTATGAATAATACGATATATTTGGAATTAACTGAGCCAAAACcttgatgacgtcaaaataaTCACGGTAGATTACTTTTTATAAGTAACAAGTTAAGCTATAGTGCTGAAGAAATGTAAACATAGAATCTAATAAGAAAATATCTTTATAACTTCACAAATAGCTCAATTGACTACTATAGTGACTCACCAGTTGGCTTTacgaaaaaaacaaatcatggGAGAGGAAAATGCATACTAAGTGCATTTTGATCGTTTAGTTAAAAAGTGACTGGAAGCAAAAACCGTCGTATATTGGAAGTTTCTTATGAAAGGCTACCAACTTTACTTTAGCTAAGTAACATTTGGCCTAAACCTCTATTACAGCCGTCCTGTTTTGCGCTTGCACTACCAAGACACTCCACTAATCGTATATGTCATCGCCTCTACAGATAATGCAAAAGAGGCGATGCAAAAGAGTGCATTTGCAACCTCCAaaaatttatttgaattatacCCAAAGGATTTTCGACCTTTTTGTGGAAGATAATTATACACGGCAAAATGCATTATTGAAGAGATAATTTGAGGTGCTGGAAGGGAACACACAGTTGGGTAAAAATCTTACTTGCAAACAACacaacacctttttttttaaatatatttattaaaaagtaTAATAAAGTATCTTATATGAATAATAACAGTAACGAATATTGTGATCTGCCTTGTGACTCAGTGTCAGTTGCAAAATGATGATCTTCATCTTGAGTTATTGGGGTGTAAGCTGAAGTAAATAGTTAGTAAAaacgattttgtttttattatcaactttttttcaaaatcatctCCCATAAAGATGCTACGGTAAATGCCCTACACTCTTCCCTATTTCATTAATTGCACCGTCCACAAAAAAGTAACATCGTATACTAAAGTCTGTTCCAAAAAGATTGGAACTTTCAATCTAAAAGTCGGATTGAAATTTGTTGTATAACGTAATCATGACGACATTTCACAACGACCAGTTTAATAAATCTAGGACTAAAACATGATTTACAGGGGTAAAATAATGTGCCATCATTCATCCAAGGACAATTATTCAATCAGTTCGATAGGTTATTTTATTTCCACACGGTTAGAGTGAAATTAATAGAGTTGGACTGATAATCCAGCCTAACAATACAGAGAGAGTTCTCCCTTATTACCGTGTGCACAGGAACTGCTTGATAACATATGTTTTCATAAGTTGCCAATTATTGAAAGAGCAACGTATCAATTTTCCATCGTTTTATAATCTTTACGATTTGGGGATAACATTAACTTTTCTCTTTTATCTACAAAGGTTTCATTAAAGTAGTAATGAGTGACACAAGGATTAGCtaactgaaagaaaatactACAATGTTGCCATCCCTATGGGCTAGTGTTTCTTGAAAAGTTTTGTAATATCATTTTGGATGTGT
It encodes:
- the LOC139969644 gene encoding uncharacterized protein, producing MKMTISSSTVVQLGLVMALFCIIMSTAEERPKQYNRRSQGWTPQALFLYGIMPPRKQKSDVSYSTIKRTAWGPRPNIMRAWHPSRVSRDVKNFEDIEDEDDENKRAGWTGKPRLFGRQMTVKRVPEKLDGFEEFPLLKRMLEIAEKREDETPVLFDDDEELLD